The following coding sequences are from one Treponema bryantii window:
- the fabZ gene encoding 3-hydroxyacyl-ACP dehydratase FabZ, which translates to MALTEDIKSLLPHREPFLFVDAIISADEKGCVCEHTFTENEFFFKGHFPEYPVVPGVILCETMAQAGGAALRYLNIVPADGLFFFATLDKVKFRNQVRPGDKVRMEIEFLRNSPKMIKQSGKAYVGDTLCAEAEWMCLVGSAN; encoded by the coding sequence ATGGCTTTGACAGAAGATATAAAATCACTTTTGCCACACCGTGAGCCTTTCTTATTCGTTGATGCAATTATCAGCGCAGATGAAAAAGGTTGTGTTTGTGAGCATACCTTTACTGAAAATGAATTCTTTTTCAAAGGACACTTTCCTGAGTACCCTGTAGTACCTGGAGTAATCCTTTGCGAAACAATGGCACAGGCTGGTGGAGCAGCTCTCCGCTATCTCAACATTGTTCCTGCAGATGGACTTTTCTTCTTTGCAACTTTGGATAAGGTTAAGTTCCGCAATCAGGTTCGTCCTGGCGATAAGGTTCGCATGGAAATTGAGTTCCTCCGCAACAGTCCAAAGATGATTAAACAGTCCGGAAAAGCCTATGTTGGAGACACTCTTTGTGCTGAAGCTGAATGGATGTGTTTAGTTGGTTCTGCCAACTAA
- a CDS encoding NAD(P)/FAD-dependent oxidoreductase, which translates to MEPLYDVIVVGAGNGGLVAAGTTAKNGFKTLLLEKHNLPGGCATSFIRGRFEFEPSLHELSGVGVPGNRDYVYNIIHDLGAEVDWRYEKNMFRAIVTGPDGYDVTVRSGIKGFCKSVDEAVPGSYKKVMSLFKLAKHDGKALYYITRKKGKPNKLVMALRYGNFMRAASHTVEEVEKAFGIPEKARNIVNTYWCYLGVPTSELNCMHYLNMLRSYVEFGAAMPAKRSHEISESLIKAFRDNGGEVWFNSKVTGFLTDDSGKVCGVEVNGQKIYAKEVISNIIPNNVFNMMDQKKIPSVDLKLANSREFGVSVSTIYLGLDCSREELGIDDYTTFIMNHPDPKVQHDTNGLYIVNCLNTVIPESSPKGTCTLFFTTLCYGKDLPDLKPEEYKKYKNELAEKYIGEYEKLTGKDIRSHIEEISVATPVTFARYLDTPDGTIYGYRLSDWDNLMARVAHEAKEYTIPGLSFVGGHHIRGDGYCSAYYTGSFIGSRVVRKLRAAQEAEKEEASR; encoded by the coding sequence ATGGAACCCCTCTATGATGTAATTGTTGTTGGTGCTGGAAATGGAGGTCTTGTAGCCGCCGGAACCACCGCAAAAAATGGATTCAAAACTTTACTTTTAGAAAAACATAATCTTCCGGGTGGATGTGCAACCAGTTTTATTCGTGGAAGATTCGAATTTGAGCCGTCTCTGCATGAACTTAGTGGAGTTGGTGTACCAGGTAACAGAGATTATGTTTACAATATCATTCATGATTTAGGAGCTGAGGTAGACTGGCGGTATGAGAAAAATATGTTCCGTGCAATTGTTACAGGTCCGGATGGATATGATGTAACAGTCCGCAGCGGAATAAAAGGTTTCTGTAAATCAGTTGATGAAGCTGTTCCTGGTTCATATAAAAAAGTAATGTCTTTATTTAAGCTGGCAAAGCATGATGGAAAAGCACTGTATTACATCACAAGAAAAAAAGGAAAACCTAATAAACTTGTAATGGCACTTCGCTACGGTAATTTTATGCGGGCTGCATCTCATACTGTAGAAGAAGTTGAGAAGGCTTTTGGAATTCCAGAAAAAGCACGAAATATCGTAAATACCTACTGGTGCTATCTTGGAGTGCCTACTAGTGAACTGAATTGTATGCATTATCTTAATATGCTCAGAAGTTATGTTGAATTCGGTGCTGCAATGCCTGCTAAGCGTTCTCATGAAATCTCAGAATCTCTTATAAAAGCCTTTCGCGATAACGGAGGAGAAGTCTGGTTCAACAGCAAGGTTACAGGTTTTCTGACAGATGATTCTGGAAAGGTTTGTGGCGTAGAAGTAAATGGACAGAAAATCTATGCTAAAGAAGTAATTTCAAACATCATTCCAAATAATGTGTTTAATATGATGGATCAGAAAAAGATTCCGTCAGTAGACCTTAAACTTGCAAATAGCCGTGAATTTGGAGTTTCAGTTTCAACAATTTATCTTGGGCTTGATTGCAGCAGGGAAGAACTTGGAATAGATGATTACACAACTTTTATTATGAATCATCCGGATCCAAAGGTGCAGCATGATACAAACGGACTATATATCGTGAACTGTTTAAATACTGTTATTCCTGAAAGTTCTCCAAAAGGAACCTGCACACTATTCTTTACAACCTTGTGTTATGGAAAGGATCTTCCAGATCTTAAACCGGAGGAATACAAAAAATACAAGAATGAGCTTGCAGAGAAATATATCGGTGAATACGAAAAACTTACCGGTAAAGATATCCGTTCCCATATTGAAGAAATCTCTGTTGCAACGCCAGTAACCTTTGCCCGCTATCTGGATACACCGGATGGAACTATTTACGGTTACAGACTTTCCGATTGGGATAATCTGATGGCGCGTGTAGCACACGAAGCAAAAGAATACACAATTCCAGGGCTTTCTTTTGTCGGCGGACATCATATTCGTGGAGACGGTTATTGTTCTGCATATTATACAGGTTCCTTTATTGGAAGCAGGGTAGTCAGAAAACTCAGGGCAGCACAGGAAGCAGAAAAAGAGGAGGCATCTAGATGA